One window of Trifolium pratense cultivar HEN17-A07 linkage group LG5, ARS_RC_1.1, whole genome shotgun sequence genomic DNA carries:
- the LOC123883617 gene encoding uncharacterized protein LOC123883617 isoform X1 yields the protein MKMTKPLNIWLSFKIQIPRVFISFPRFIDRPLACSSSSNNTVSPLNQNSPIEFQPPPHNEEAPPPPPLLLSDKTTFLKRKRILLVLSSRFIFLSRLSPGNAATASSSPIVHTKLCLRNIWCCDISFFSLRCDG from the exons ATGAAAATGACCAAACCCCTGAATATATGGCTgagtttcaaaattcaaatccctCGCGTGTTCATTTCCTTTCCTAGATTCATCGATCGTCCTCTCGCGTGTTCATCTTCCTCCAACAACACCGTTTCACCGCTAAACCAAAACTCTCCGATTGAGTTTCAACCACCGCCACACAACGAAGAAGCGCCACCTCCACCTCCGCTTCTTCTCTCTGATAAAACGAC GTTTTTGAAGAGAAAGCGTATCTTGTTGGTGTTGAGCAGCAGATTCATCTTCCTCTCGCGCCTCAGTCCCGGCAATGCCGCCACTGCTTCATCTTCTCCAA TTGTACACACTAAGCTATGTTTGCGTAACATCTGGTGCTGCGACATTAGTTTTTTCAGCCTTCGATGTGATG GGTGA
- the LOC123883617 gene encoding uncharacterized protein LOC123883617 isoform X2, with amino-acid sequence MKMTKPLNIWLSFKIQIPRVFISFPRFIDRPLACSSSSNNTVSPLNQNSPIEFQPPPHNEEAPPPPPLLLSDKTTFLKRKRILLVLSSRFIFLSRLSPGNAATASSSPRIPCFPKSLYEGLKEY; translated from the exons ATGAAAATGACCAAACCCCTGAATATATGGCTgagtttcaaaattcaaatccctCGCGTGTTCATTTCCTTTCCTAGATTCATCGATCGTCCTCTCGCGTGTTCATCTTCCTCCAACAACACCGTTTCACCGCTAAACCAAAACTCTCCGATTGAGTTTCAACCACCGCCACACAACGAAGAAGCGCCACCTCCACCTCCGCTTCTTCTCTCTGATAAAACGAC GTTTTTGAAGAGAAAGCGTATCTTGTTGGTGTTGAGCAGCAGATTCATCTTCCTCTCGCGCCTCAGTCCCGGCAATGCCGCCACTGCTTCATCTTCTCCAA GAATTCCTTGTTTTCCTAAAAGCTTATACGAGGGACTTAAGGAATACTGA